In Eretmochelys imbricata isolate rEreImb1 chromosome 4, rEreImb1.hap1, whole genome shotgun sequence, a single window of DNA contains:
- the SH2D4A gene encoding SH2 domain-containing protein 4A, which translates to MLQQILADMYIDPELLAELNEEQKQILFLKMRQEQVRQWKEREAAADKNSEKKVIHRKVHGKSVKWKLGADSEVWVWVMGEHTSDKPYDVICEEIQAQRAQRQQEAGEARGSQTFLERAVPWSLHSQPAALGGADAKRREEKTGQREQEDVITAAKKERSWDRAQAAPSKGRDVHQMLADSKAQTRKYDFQQGKEKARSKPGGMRTAAERALHTDTNRKEAQESGQKSDKDDPEWQESLRKSKAADERRRSIAKQAREDYNRLSLQGIRKGKVAEVSKTFGSKGHSLPSRPALPPKPKTLNSGVANGRPNRNPGVQRTISTSTQESIIRWFKEEQLPLRAGYEKSTDRIAPWFHGIVTLRQAEELLSKSVLGSFLVRISEKIKGYALSYLSPEGCKHFLIDASSNSYSFLGVDKLQHSTLADLVNYHKEEPITSLGKELLLYPCGQQGPEPDYLDLFE; encoded by the exons ATGCTGCAGCAGATCCTGGCAGACATGTACATCGATCCTGAACTGCTGGCAGAGCTCAACGAGGAGCAAAAACAGATCCTCTTCCTCAAGATGAGGCAGGAGCAGGTCAGAcagtggaaggagagagaagctGCCGCAGACAAGAACTCAGAAAAGAAAGTGATCCACAGGAAAG TGCATGGGAAGTCGGTGAAGTGGAAGCTCGGTGCCGACAGTGAAGTCTGGGTCTGGGTCATGGGCGAGCATACGTCGGATAAGCCTTATGATGTGATCTGCGAAGAAATCCAGGCACAGAGGGCTCAGCGGCAACAGGAAGCAGGGGAAGCCAG AGGAAGTCAAACATTCCTTGAACGGGCTGTGCCATGGTCCCTGCATTCTCAGCCAGCAGCCCTGGGCGGGGCAGATGCcaaaaggagggaggaaaaaactggACAGAGGGAGCAGGAAGATGTGATAACAGCTGCTAAAAAGGAGAGAAGCTGGGATCGTGCTCAG GCTGCTCCCAGTAAAGGCAGAGATGTGCACCAGATGTTGGCAGATTCCAAGGCTCAGACAAGGAAGTACGACTTTCAGCAG GGGAAGGAAAAAGCAAGGAGTAAGCCCGGAGGGATGAGAACAGCTGCAGAGAGGGCACTGCACACTGACACCAACCGGAAGGAGGCCCAGGAGTCAGGGCAGAAATCGGATAAGGATGATCCCGAGTGGCAGGAATCCT TGAGGAAATCCAAAGCTGCTGATGAGAGGAGACGCTCCATTGCAAAGCAGGCCAGGGAGGACTACAACAGGCTGTCGCTGCAAGGGATCCGCAAAGGGAAGGTAGCCGAAGTTTCCAAGACTTTTGGGAGCAAGGGGCACAGCTTGCCCTCCCGTCCTGCCCTTCCACCCAAGCCTAAAACCCTAAACTCTGGGGTAGCAAATGGGAGGCCCAACAG GAATCCGGGCGTGCAGAGGACCATCTCCACTTCCACCCAGGAGAGCATCATCAGGTGGTTTAAAGAAGAGCAGTTACCTCTTCGGGCGGGTTATGAGAAATCCACGGACAGGATAGCACCCTGGTTCCATG GTATCGTAACCCTACGGCAAGCAGAGGAGCTGCTGAGCAAATCGGTGCTCGGGAGCTTTCTGGTCCGGATCAGTGAAAAAATCAAAGGCTACGCACTCTCCTATCTGTCCCCGGAGGGCTGTAAGCACTTTCTAATAGACGCCTCCAGCAACTCCTACAGCTTCCTGGGGGTGGACAAGTTGCAGCATTCAACGCTGGCCGACCTTGTCAACTACCACAAg GAGGAGCCCATCACTTCTTTGGGGAAGGAGCTGCTACTTTACCCATGTGGCCAGCAGGGCCCGGAACCTGACTACCTTGATCTCTTTGAGTGA